The following proteins are encoded in a genomic region of Eriocheir sinensis breed Jianghai 21 chromosome 2, ASM2467909v1, whole genome shotgun sequence:
- the LOC126999513 gene encoding ABC transporter F family member 4-like isoform X2 — protein sequence MPLLQQPTMPVRGEKVDIKESTDSQVTPAFTTTVAATKNTNTAASTTTTTTTKNMNTATTAAVTTKNTNTATTTTTTTTTTPHPVVPTPPPLSSSSSCSSPACKWVSSPHFIAVVSMTVAWLVAVTVLYWMTRTVRGKQLLEAWSSLFACDKKDQEENQVLAKGIGYFDGSPGLRRFVLIEDDDGEEEEEDNEDDLFASEFKDARNKEDKETEGEGTGENRMPAKWKPPRKGTYILQEASKKDVLEVGTYRLQEEEEDDEEEEVDGKRKRREGKKEEEVEYILEGPTYILQSERVGRRGMEEAYGQIGGIEGLYGVVGRGLEGYGRIEGLEKVYRMMGRGDEQGRYGRTGGIEGLYGLLREGETGRREEGYKEPVGVGRRRKGEEDGVILSVSELEGAVGGIEHVREESTGGGGRDEESEGRRGGYGGKQREDGVKEVKRRSLEERRERGGRRTDEREREKREVGYALGWRRGAARANLGRGWSEGTEGYTLRSPPPQKRAASFPMDHFLSHLMPRKLSLIVEEENH from the exons AT GCCACTCCTACAGCAGCCCACCATGCCTGTGAGGGGAGAAAAAGTGGACATAAAAGAGAGCACCGACAGCCAAGTCACTCCTGCATTCAccactactgttgctgctaccaAGAATACGAacactgctgcttctactactactactactactaccaagaaTATGaacactgctactactgctgctgttactaccaAGAATACgaacactgctactactactactactactactactacgacgccTCATCCAGTtgttcccactcctcctcccttgtcctcctcctcctcctgctcgtctcCTGCAT GCAAGTGGGTATCATCTCCGCACTTCATAGCGGTGGTGTCCATGACTGTGGCGTGGCTCGTGGCAGTGACGGTCCTGTACTGGATGACCCGGACAGTCAGGGGAAAACAACTTCTAGAGGCCTGGTCATCTCTGTTTGCCTGTGATAAAAAAGATCAGGAGGAGAATCAGGTGCTGGCTAAAGGGATTGGATACTTTGATGGGAGCCCTGGTCTGCGGCGCTTTGTTTTAAttgaagatgatgacggtgaggaggaagaagaggataatgaggatGATCTCTTTGCCTCTGAGTTCAAGGATGCGAGgaataaggaagataaggagacggAAGGAGAAGGGACAGGAGAAAATAGGATGCCGGCAAAATGGAAACCACCGAGGAAGGGGACTTACATTCTTCAGGAGGCATCTAAGAAGGATGTGTTGGAAGTAGGAACGTATAGgctacaggaagaggaggaggatgatgaggaggaggaagtggatggcaagaggaagaggagggagggaaagaaagaggaggaggtggagtacaTTCTAGAGGGACCTACCTACATTTTACAGTCCGAGagggtaggaagaagagggatggaggaggcatATGGACAGATAGGGGGAATAGAAGGGCTGTATGGTGTTGTTGGAAGGGGACTAGAAGGATATGGGAGGATAGAGGGGCTAGAGAAGGTATATAGAAtgatgggaagaggagatgaacaaGGAAGATATGGGAGaacaggaggaatagagggactGTACGGGTTACtacgagaaggagaaacaggaagaagagaagaaggatataaggaaccagtaggagtaggaagaagaagaaaaggagaggaggatggagtaaTACTGTCAGTGAGTGAGTTGGAGGGAGCTGTGGGAGGGATAGAACACGTGAGGGAAgaaagtacaggaggaggaggaagagatgaagaaagtgaaggaaggcgaggaggataTGGTGGAAAGCAGAGGGAGGATGGAGTTAAAGAAGTGAAAAGGAGATCattagaagaaaggagggaaagaggaggaagaagaacagatgaaagagaaagggaaaaaagagaagttgGATATGCTTTGGGGTGGAGAAGGGGAGCGGCGAGGGCTAACTTGGGAAGGGGTTGGTCGGAGGGAACTGAGGGGTACACCTTACGTTCTCCTCCCCCTCAAAAGAGAGCTGCTTCCTTCCCAATGGATCACTTTCTTTCTCACTTAATGCCCCGCAAGCTCTCCCTCATTGTGGAGGAAGAAAACCACTGA
- the LOC126999513 gene encoding ABC transporter F family member 4-like isoform X6, with translation MQIPLFSHPAPFPSHSPSLPSTVTHITNTTTTLPKTGKWVSSPHFIAVVSMTVAWLVAVTVLYWMTRTVRGKQLLEAWSSLFACDKKDQEENQVLAKGIGYFDGSPGLRRFVLIEDDDGEEEEEDNEDDLFASEFKDARNKEDKETEGEGTGENRMPAKWKPPRKGTYILQEASKKDVLEVGTYRLQEEEEDDEEEEVDGKRKRREGKKEEEVEYILEGPTYILQSERVGRRGMEEAYGQIGGIEGLYGVVGRGLEGYGRIEGLEKVYRMMGRGDEQGRYGRTGGIEGLYGLLREGETGRREEGYKEPVGVGRRRKGEEDGVILSVSELEGAVGGIEHVREESTGGGGRDEESEGRRGGYGGKQREDGVKEVKRRSLEERRERGGRRTDEREREKREVGYALGWRRGAARANLGRGWSEGTEGYTLRSPPPQKRAASFPMDHFLSHLMPRKLSLIVEEENH, from the coding sequence ATGCAAATCCCTCTGTTTTCCCATCCAGCACCCTTCCCTagtcattccccttcccttcccagcactGTCACccacatcaccaacaccaccacaactctCCCCAAGACAGGCAAGTGGGTATCATCTCCGCACTTCATAGCGGTGGTGTCCATGACTGTGGCGTGGCTCGTGGCAGTGACGGTCCTGTACTGGATGACCCGGACAGTCAGGGGAAAACAACTTCTAGAGGCCTGGTCATCTCTGTTTGCCTGTGATAAAAAAGATCAGGAGGAGAATCAGGTGCTGGCTAAAGGGATTGGATACTTTGATGGGAGCCCTGGTCTGCGGCGCTTTGTTTTAAttgaagatgatgacggtgaggaggaagaagaggataatgaggatGATCTCTTTGCCTCTGAGTTCAAGGATGCGAGgaataaggaagataaggagacggAAGGAGAAGGGACAGGAGAAAATAGGATGCCGGCAAAATGGAAACCACCGAGGAAGGGGACTTACATTCTTCAGGAGGCATCTAAGAAGGATGTGTTGGAAGTAGGAACGTATAGgctacaggaagaggaggaggatgatgaggaggaggaagtggatggcaagaggaagaggagggagggaaagaaagaggaggaggtggagtacaTTCTAGAGGGACCTACCTACATTTTACAGTCCGAGagggtaggaagaagagggatggaggaggcatATGGACAGATAGGGGGAATAGAAGGGCTGTATGGTGTTGTTGGAAGGGGACTAGAAGGATATGGGAGGATAGAGGGGCTAGAGAAGGTATATAGAAtgatgggaagaggagatgaacaaGGAAGATATGGGAGaacaggaggaatagagggactGTACGGGTTACtacgagaaggagaaacaggaagaagagaagaaggatataaggaaccagtaggagtaggaagaagaagaaaaggagaggaggatggagtaaTACTGTCAGTGAGTGAGTTGGAGGGAGCTGTGGGAGGGATAGAACACGTGAGGGAAgaaagtacaggaggaggaggaagagatgaagaaagtgaaggaaggcgaggaggataTGGTGGAAAGCAGAGGGAGGATGGAGTTAAAGAAGTGAAAAGGAGATCattagaagaaaggagggaaagaggaggaagaagaacagatgaaagagaaagggaaaaaagagaagttgGATATGCTTTGGGGTGGAGAAGGGGAGCGGCGAGGGCTAACTTGGGAAGGGGTTGGTCGGAGGGAACTGAGGGGTACACCTTACGTTCTCCTCCCCCTCAAAAGAGAGCTGCTTCCTTCCCAATGGATCACTTTCTTTCTCACTTAATGCCCCGCAAGCTCTCCCTCATTGTGGAGGAAGAAAACCACTGA
- the LOC126999513 gene encoding uncharacterized protein LOC126999513 isoform X3: protein MHLPPISLPFPIHHAHCSSPPVHKVYPIKTLGVQPFNGHATPTAAHHACEGRKSGHKREHRQPSHSCIHHYCCCYQEYEHCCFYYYYYYYQEYEHCYYCCCYYQEYEHCYYYYYYYYYDASSSCSHSSSLVLLLLLLVSCITVTHITNTTTTLPKTGKWVSSPHFIAVVSMTVAWLVAVTVLYWMTRTVRGKQLLEAWSSLFACDKKDQEENQVLAKGIGYFDGSPGLRRFVLIEDDDGEEEEEDNEDDLFASEFKDARNKEDKETEGEGTGENRMPAKWKPPRKGTYILQEASKKDVLEVGTYRLQEEEEDDEEEEVDGKRKRREGKKEEEVEYILEGPTYILQSERVGRRGMEEAYGQIGGIEGLYGVVGRGLEGYGRIEGLEKVYRMMGRGDEQGRYGRTGGIEGLYGLLREGETGRREEGYKEPVGVGRRRKGEEDGVILSVSELEGAVGGIEHVREESTGGGGRDEESEGRRGGYGGKQREDGVKEVKRRSLEERRERGGRRTDEREREKREVGYALGWRRGAARANLGRGWSEGTEGYTLRSPPPQKRAASFPMDHFLSHLMPRKLSLIVEEENH from the exons ATGCACCTACCTCCCATCagtctccccttccccatccaccacgCTCACTGCAGCTCCCCTCCAGTCCACAAGGTTTACCCAATCAAAACTTTGGGTGTGCAGCCTTTCAACGGACAT GCCACTCCTACAGCAGCCCACCATGCCTGTGAGGGGAGAAAAAGTGGACATAAAAGAGAGCACCGACAGCCAAGTCACTCCTGCATTCAccactactgttgctgctaccaAGAATACGAacactgctgcttctactactactactactactaccaagaaTATGaacactgctactactgctgctgttactaccaAGAATACgaacactgctactactactactactactactactacgacgccTCATCCAGTtgttcccactcctcctcccttgtcctcctcctcctcctgctcgtctcCTGCAT cactGTCACccacatcaccaacaccaccacaactctCCCCAAGACAGGCAAGTGGGTATCATCTCCGCACTTCATAGCGGTGGTGTCCATGACTGTGGCGTGGCTCGTGGCAGTGACGGTCCTGTACTGGATGACCCGGACAGTCAGGGGAAAACAACTTCTAGAGGCCTGGTCATCTCTGTTTGCCTGTGATAAAAAAGATCAGGAGGAGAATCAGGTGCTGGCTAAAGGGATTGGATACTTTGATGGGAGCCCTGGTCTGCGGCGCTTTGTTTTAAttgaagatgatgacggtgaggaggaagaagaggataatgaggatGATCTCTTTGCCTCTGAGTTCAAGGATGCGAGgaataaggaagataaggagacggAAGGAGAAGGGACAGGAGAAAATAGGATGCCGGCAAAATGGAAACCACCGAGGAAGGGGACTTACATTCTTCAGGAGGCATCTAAGAAGGATGTGTTGGAAGTAGGAACGTATAGgctacaggaagaggaggaggatgatgaggaggaggaagtggatggcaagaggaagaggagggagggaaagaaagaggaggaggtggagtacaTTCTAGAGGGACCTACCTACATTTTACAGTCCGAGagggtaggaagaagagggatggaggaggcatATGGACAGATAGGGGGAATAGAAGGGCTGTATGGTGTTGTTGGAAGGGGACTAGAAGGATATGGGAGGATAGAGGGGCTAGAGAAGGTATATAGAAtgatgggaagaggagatgaacaaGGAAGATATGGGAGaacaggaggaatagagggactGTACGGGTTACtacgagaaggagaaacaggaagaagagaagaaggatataaggaaccagtaggagtaggaagaagaagaaaaggagaggaggatggagtaaTACTGTCAGTGAGTGAGTTGGAGGGAGCTGTGGGAGGGATAGAACACGTGAGGGAAgaaagtacaggaggaggaggaagagatgaagaaagtgaaggaaggcgaggaggataTGGTGGAAAGCAGAGGGAGGATGGAGTTAAAGAAGTGAAAAGGAGATCattagaagaaaggagggaaagaggaggaagaagaacagatgaaagagaaagggaaaaaagagaagttgGATATGCTTTGGGGTGGAGAAGGGGAGCGGCGAGGGCTAACTTGGGAAGGGGTTGGTCGGAGGGAACTGAGGGGTACACCTTACGTTCTCCTCCCCCTCAAAAGAGAGCTGCTTCCTTCCCAATGGATCACTTTCTTTCTCACTTAATGCCCCGCAAGCTCTCCCTCATTGTGGAGGAAGAAAACCACTGA
- the LOC126999513 gene encoding uncharacterized protein LOC126999513 isoform X1 has product MTQQTHVAIWLLLSSLLLSVCLSSVPPLATIHNINSAGRQREQTVNEGENVGKRARLLDQDKGREVDVVPLLRLNNVMWRDIDRGDGSDLLKRDHSLPRPLLQQPTMPVRGEKVDIKESTDSQVTPAFTTTVAATKNTNTAASTTTTTTTKNMNTATTAAVTTKNTNTATTTTTTTTTTPHPVVPTPPPLSSSSSCSSPACKWVSSPHFIAVVSMTVAWLVAVTVLYWMTRTVRGKQLLEAWSSLFACDKKDQEENQVLAKGIGYFDGSPGLRRFVLIEDDDGEEEEEDNEDDLFASEFKDARNKEDKETEGEGTGENRMPAKWKPPRKGTYILQEASKKDVLEVGTYRLQEEEEDDEEEEVDGKRKRREGKKEEEVEYILEGPTYILQSERVGRRGMEEAYGQIGGIEGLYGVVGRGLEGYGRIEGLEKVYRMMGRGDEQGRYGRTGGIEGLYGLLREGETGRREEGYKEPVGVGRRRKGEEDGVILSVSELEGAVGGIEHVREESTGGGGRDEESEGRRGGYGGKQREDGVKEVKRRSLEERRERGGRRTDEREREKREVGYALGWRRGAARANLGRGWSEGTEGYTLRSPPPQKRAASFPMDHFLSHLMPRKLSLIVEEENH; this is encoded by the exons ATGACTCAACAAACTCATGTGGCCATTTggctcctcctttcttccctccttctctctgtgtgcctttcctctgtccctccactcGCTACCATCCACAATATCAACTCggcaggaagacagagagagcagacagtaaatgaaggagaaaacgtTGGTAAAAGAGCGAGACTATTGGATCAAGACAAAGGACGAGAAGTGGATGTTGTCCCACTCTTAAGACTGAATAACGTGATGTGGAGGGATATAGATAGAGGGGATGGCTCAGACTTATTGAAGAGGGACCATTCTCTCCCAAGGCCACTCCTACAGCAGCCCACCATGCCTGTGAGGGGAGAAAAAGTGGACATAAAAGAGAGCACCGACAGCCAAGTCACTCCTGCATTCAccactactgttgctgctaccaAGAATACGAacactgctgcttctactactactactactactaccaagaaTATGaacactgctactactgctgctgttactaccaAGAATACgaacactgctactactactactactactactactacgacgccTCATCCAGTtgttcccactcctcctcccttgtcctcctcctcctcctgctcgtctcCTGCAT GCAAGTGGGTATCATCTCCGCACTTCATAGCGGTGGTGTCCATGACTGTGGCGTGGCTCGTGGCAGTGACGGTCCTGTACTGGATGACCCGGACAGTCAGGGGAAAACAACTTCTAGAGGCCTGGTCATCTCTGTTTGCCTGTGATAAAAAAGATCAGGAGGAGAATCAGGTGCTGGCTAAAGGGATTGGATACTTTGATGGGAGCCCTGGTCTGCGGCGCTTTGTTTTAAttgaagatgatgacggtgaggaggaagaagaggataatgaggatGATCTCTTTGCCTCTGAGTTCAAGGATGCGAGgaataaggaagataaggagacggAAGGAGAAGGGACAGGAGAAAATAGGATGCCGGCAAAATGGAAACCACCGAGGAAGGGGACTTACATTCTTCAGGAGGCATCTAAGAAGGATGTGTTGGAAGTAGGAACGTATAGgctacaggaagaggaggaggatgatgaggaggaggaagtggatggcaagaggaagaggagggagggaaagaaagaggaggaggtggagtacaTTCTAGAGGGACCTACCTACATTTTACAGTCCGAGagggtaggaagaagagggatggaggaggcatATGGACAGATAGGGGGAATAGAAGGGCTGTATGGTGTTGTTGGAAGGGGACTAGAAGGATATGGGAGGATAGAGGGGCTAGAGAAGGTATATAGAAtgatgggaagaggagatgaacaaGGAAGATATGGGAGaacaggaggaatagagggactGTACGGGTTACtacgagaaggagaaacaggaagaagagaagaaggatataaggaaccagtaggagtaggaagaagaagaaaaggagaggaggatggagtaaTACTGTCAGTGAGTGAGTTGGAGGGAGCTGTGGGAGGGATAGAACACGTGAGGGAAgaaagtacaggaggaggaggaagagatgaagaaagtgaaggaaggcgaggaggataTGGTGGAAAGCAGAGGGAGGATGGAGTTAAAGAAGTGAAAAGGAGATCattagaagaaaggagggaaagaggaggaagaagaacagatgaaagagaaagggaaaaaagagaagttgGATATGCTTTGGGGTGGAGAAGGGGAGCGGCGAGGGCTAACTTGGGAAGGGGTTGGTCGGAGGGAACTGAGGGGTACACCTTACGTTCTCCTCCCCCTCAAAAGAGAGCTGCTTCCTTCCCAATGGATCACTTTCTTTCTCACTTAATGCCCCGCAAGCTCTCCCTCATTGTGGAGGAAGAAAACCACTGA
- the LOC126999513 gene encoding ABC transporter F family member 4-like isoform X5 has protein sequence MPVRGEKVDIKESTDSQVTPAFTTTVAATKNTNTAASTTTTTTTKNMNTATTAAVTTKNTNTATTTTTTTTTTPHPVVPTPPPLSSSSSCSSPACKWVSSPHFIAVVSMTVAWLVAVTVLYWMTRTVRGKQLLEAWSSLFACDKKDQEENQVLAKGIGYFDGSPGLRRFVLIEDDDGEEEEEDNEDDLFASEFKDARNKEDKETEGEGTGENRMPAKWKPPRKGTYILQEASKKDVLEVGTYRLQEEEEDDEEEEVDGKRKRREGKKEEEVEYILEGPTYILQSERVGRRGMEEAYGQIGGIEGLYGVVGRGLEGYGRIEGLEKVYRMMGRGDEQGRYGRTGGIEGLYGLLREGETGRREEGYKEPVGVGRRRKGEEDGVILSVSELEGAVGGIEHVREESTGGGGRDEESEGRRGGYGGKQREDGVKEVKRRSLEERRERGGRRTDEREREKREVGYALGWRRGAARANLGRGWSEGTEGYTLRSPPPQKRAASFPMDHFLSHLMPRKLSLIVEEENH, from the exons ATGCCTGTGAGGGGAGAAAAAGTGGACATAAAAGAGAGCACCGACAGCCAAGTCACTCCTGCATTCAccactactgttgctgctaccaAGAATACGAacactgctgcttctactactactactactactaccaagaaTATGaacactgctactactgctgctgttactaccaAGAATACgaacactgctactactactactactactactactacgacgccTCATCCAGTtgttcccactcctcctcccttgtcctcctcctcctcctgctcgtctcCTGCAT GCAAGTGGGTATCATCTCCGCACTTCATAGCGGTGGTGTCCATGACTGTGGCGTGGCTCGTGGCAGTGACGGTCCTGTACTGGATGACCCGGACAGTCAGGGGAAAACAACTTCTAGAGGCCTGGTCATCTCTGTTTGCCTGTGATAAAAAAGATCAGGAGGAGAATCAGGTGCTGGCTAAAGGGATTGGATACTTTGATGGGAGCCCTGGTCTGCGGCGCTTTGTTTTAAttgaagatgatgacggtgaggaggaagaagaggataatgaggatGATCTCTTTGCCTCTGAGTTCAAGGATGCGAGgaataaggaagataaggagacggAAGGAGAAGGGACAGGAGAAAATAGGATGCCGGCAAAATGGAAACCACCGAGGAAGGGGACTTACATTCTTCAGGAGGCATCTAAGAAGGATGTGTTGGAAGTAGGAACGTATAGgctacaggaagaggaggaggatgatgaggaggaggaagtggatggcaagaggaagaggagggagggaaagaaagaggaggaggtggagtacaTTCTAGAGGGACCTACCTACATTTTACAGTCCGAGagggtaggaagaagagggatggaggaggcatATGGACAGATAGGGGGAATAGAAGGGCTGTATGGTGTTGTTGGAAGGGGACTAGAAGGATATGGGAGGATAGAGGGGCTAGAGAAGGTATATAGAAtgatgggaagaggagatgaacaaGGAAGATATGGGAGaacaggaggaatagagggactGTACGGGTTACtacgagaaggagaaacaggaagaagagaagaaggatataaggaaccagtaggagtaggaagaagaagaaaaggagaggaggatggagtaaTACTGTCAGTGAGTGAGTTGGAGGGAGCTGTGGGAGGGATAGAACACGTGAGGGAAgaaagtacaggaggaggaggaagagatgaagaaagtgaaggaaggcgaggaggataTGGTGGAAAGCAGAGGGAGGATGGAGTTAAAGAAGTGAAAAGGAGATCattagaagaaaggagggaaagaggaggaagaagaacagatgaaagagaaagggaaaaaagagaagttgGATATGCTTTGGGGTGGAGAAGGGGAGCGGCGAGGGCTAACTTGGGAAGGGGTTGGTCGGAGGGAACTGAGGGGTACACCTTACGTTCTCCTCCCCCTCAAAAGAGAGCTGCTTCCTTCCCAATGGATCACTTTCTTTCTCACTTAATGCCCCGCAAGCTCTCCCTCATTGTGGAGGAAGAAAACCACTGA
- the LOC126999513 gene encoding ABC transporter F family member 4-like isoform X7 has translation MTVAWLVAVTVLYWMTRTVRGKQLLEAWSSLFACDKKDQEENQVLAKGIGYFDGSPGLRRFVLIEDDDGEEEEEDNEDDLFASEFKDARNKEDKETEGEGTGENRMPAKWKPPRKGTYILQEASKKDVLEVGTYRLQEEEEDDEEEEVDGKRKRREGKKEEEVEYILEGPTYILQSERVGRRGMEEAYGQIGGIEGLYGVVGRGLEGYGRIEGLEKVYRMMGRGDEQGRYGRTGGIEGLYGLLREGETGRREEGYKEPVGVGRRRKGEEDGVILSVSELEGAVGGIEHVREESTGGGGRDEESEGRRGGYGGKQREDGVKEVKRRSLEERRERGGRRTDEREREKREVGYALGWRRGAARANLGRGWSEGTEGYTLRSPPPQKRAASFPMDHFLSHLMPRKLSLIVEEENH, from the coding sequence ATGACTGTGGCGTGGCTCGTGGCAGTGACGGTCCTGTACTGGATGACCCGGACAGTCAGGGGAAAACAACTTCTAGAGGCCTGGTCATCTCTGTTTGCCTGTGATAAAAAAGATCAGGAGGAGAATCAGGTGCTGGCTAAAGGGATTGGATACTTTGATGGGAGCCCTGGTCTGCGGCGCTTTGTTTTAAttgaagatgatgacggtgaggaggaagaagaggataatgaggatGATCTCTTTGCCTCTGAGTTCAAGGATGCGAGgaataaggaagataaggagacggAAGGAGAAGGGACAGGAGAAAATAGGATGCCGGCAAAATGGAAACCACCGAGGAAGGGGACTTACATTCTTCAGGAGGCATCTAAGAAGGATGTGTTGGAAGTAGGAACGTATAGgctacaggaagaggaggaggatgatgaggaggaggaagtggatggcaagaggaagaggagggagggaaagaaagaggaggaggtggagtacaTTCTAGAGGGACCTACCTACATTTTACAGTCCGAGagggtaggaagaagagggatggaggaggcatATGGACAGATAGGGGGAATAGAAGGGCTGTATGGTGTTGTTGGAAGGGGACTAGAAGGATATGGGAGGATAGAGGGGCTAGAGAAGGTATATAGAAtgatgggaagaggagatgaacaaGGAAGATATGGGAGaacaggaggaatagagggactGTACGGGTTACtacgagaaggagaaacaggaagaagagaagaaggatataaggaaccagtaggagtaggaagaagaagaaaaggagaggaggatggagtaaTACTGTCAGTGAGTGAGTTGGAGGGAGCTGTGGGAGGGATAGAACACGTGAGGGAAgaaagtacaggaggaggaggaagagatgaagaaagtgaaggaaggcgaggaggataTGGTGGAAAGCAGAGGGAGGATGGAGTTAAAGAAGTGAAAAGGAGATCattagaagaaaggagggaaagaggaggaagaagaacagatgaaagagaaagggaaaaaagagaagttgGATATGCTTTGGGGTGGAGAAGGGGAGCGGCGAGGGCTAACTTGGGAAGGGGTTGGTCGGAGGGAACTGAGGGGTACACCTTACGTTCTCCTCCCCCTCAAAAGAGAGCTGCTTCCTTCCCAATGGATCACTTTCTTTCTCACTTAATGCCCCGCAAGCTCTCCCTCATTGTGGAGGAAGAAAACCACTGA